The Anaerolineae bacterium genome includes a window with the following:
- a CDS encoding class II aldolase: MSAETILEKLVEMSRYLGDPANDLAILGEGNTSARIDDETFWVKASGFELRTIDAAGFVRVRFRDVLAALDLPNPTDKDILALLERSKVDAGVTIRPSVETILHALVLQLEGVNFVGHTHPTVVNAILCSQKAEEAVSGRLFPEEIVYCGVAPLFIPYTDPGVALARAVRDGLNRYLDTHYQPPKVILLQNHGLIALGKTAADVQHTTAMYVKTARVILGTYALGGPHFLPASAVERIHTRPDEEYRRALWRQR, encoded by the coding sequence ATGTCCGCGGAGACGATACTGGAAAAACTGGTGGAAATGTCCCGCTACCTGGGCGACCCGGCCAATGACCTCGCCATCCTGGGAGAGGGCAACACCTCCGCCCGCATTGATGACGAGACCTTCTGGGTCAAGGCCAGCGGTTTCGAACTGCGCACGATTGATGCCGCCGGCTTCGTGCGGGTGCGCTTCCGCGACGTCCTCGCCGCGCTCGACCTGCCCAATCCTACCGATAAGGACATCCTTGCGCTTCTAGAGCGATCCAAGGTGGACGCCGGCGTTACCATCCGCCCCTCTGTGGAGACCATCCTCCATGCCCTGGTGCTCCAACTGGAGGGCGTCAATTTCGTGGGACACACCCACCCCACCGTCGTCAATGCCATCCTCTGCTCCCAGAAGGCCGAAGAGGCGGTCAGCGGCCGGCTCTTCCCCGAGGAGATCGTCTACTGCGGCGTGGCGCCCCTCTTCATCCCATATACCGATCCGGGCGTCGCCCTGGCCAGGGCAGTGCGAGACGGCCTGAACCGCTACCTGGACACGCATTACCAGCCGCCCAAGGTCATTCTCTTGCAGAACCACGGCCTCATTGCCCTGGGCAAGACCGCCGCGGATGTCCAGCATACCACGGCCATGTACGTCAAGACCGCCCGGGTCATCCTGGGCACCTATGCGCTGGGCGGCCCTCATTTCCTGCCGGCCAGCGCCGTGGAACGCATCCACACCCGCCCGGATGAGGAATACCGCCGCGCGTTATGGCGACAGCGCTAA